ACGCAGGTCGATCACCTCAGCGCTGATGCCGTCTTTGGCCAGTTCCTCTGCTGCGGCAAGGGCTACTTTCATTATTTTTCCAAACGAGACGATGGTCACGTCTGTGCCTTCGCGCTTGATGTCGGCCACACCAATCGGGAGCGTGTATTCTTCTTCCGGCACCTCGCCCTTATCACCGTACATCTGCTCCGACTCCATAAAAATTACCGGGTCGTTGTCGCGGATGGCGGATTTCAGCAGGCCTTTGGCGTCGTAGGGGTTGGAAGGCACCACCACCTTCAGCCCGGGGGTGTTGGCATACCAGTTCTCGAAGTTCTGGGAGTGCTGCGACGACAGCATGCCCGCGCTGCCGGTCGGCCCGCGGAACACCATGGGCGCACTGTATTGGCCGCCAGACATCGACATGACCTTGGCGGCAGAGTTGATCACCTGGTCGATGGCCACCAGCGAGAAGTTGAAGGTCATGAACTCGATAACCGGGCGCAGGCCGTTCATGGCGGCGCCCACCCCGATACCGGCAAAGCCAAGCTCAGCAATCGGGGTATCGATCACGCGCTCCGGACCGAACTCATCCAGCATGCCCTGGCTCACCTTGTAAGCCCCGTTATAGTCGGCTACCTCTTCACCCATCAGAAATACACGCTCATCGCGGCGCATTTCCTCAGACAAAGCTTCGCGCAGGGCTTCTCTAAACTGTATACTTCGCATATATGATGTTTTATATCTTCTGTTCAGAAGGTAAAATTAAGATAAGTCTGTCAATTTCCAATGTAGTTACTTCTTTTATGGCGCGGCTACTACCGGAGCAGCGCATCTTTGAAAGCCGCCTCGCCCCGGAAGTCCTCAAATTCCCTGTCGCGGATAGCTCTTTCCATAAATGCGCCGTCGGCATTTACCGCGCTGCGCAGGTTTTGTTCCAGCAGTTGTGCATTGTTGGTGCGGGCCCCAATCAGTGCCAGGCTGTAGTAGGCGAGGGCATCACCGGGTTTCTGTTCCAGCGCCTGGGTATAGTAGCGCTGCGCGCCCTCGTAGTTCTCTTTCAGCAGGTAGCTCAGGCCCAGGTTCATGTTGGTCTGGTAGCTGTCGCCGGCATAGCGCAGGCTGGCAATGGCATCGTCAAACTGGCCTATTTCTATTTCCAGCGCCGCCTTGTCGGCAAACACCTGCTGCAG
This window of the Pontibacter russatus genome carries:
- a CDS encoding pyruvate dehydrogenase complex E1 component subunit beta; amino-acid sequence: MRSIQFREALREALSEEMRRDERVFLMGEEVADYNGAYKVSQGMLDEFGPERVIDTPIAELGFAGIGVGAAMNGLRPVIEFMTFNFSLVAIDQVINSAAKVMSMSGGQYSAPMVFRGPTGSAGMLSSQHSQNFENWYANTPGLKVVVPSNPYDAKGLLKSAIRDNDPVIFMESEQMYGDKGEVPEEEYTLPIGVADIKREGTDVTIVSFGKIMKVALAAAEELAKDGISAEVIDLRTVRPIDYKTLIESVKKTNRMVVVEEAWPLASISAELAYHIQSNAFDYMDAPVKRVTCRDVPLPYAPTLIEASLPNIERTIDAVKQVMYKKEA